From the genome of Methylomonas sp. UP202, one region includes:
- a CDS encoding IS66 family insertion sequence element accessory protein TnpB, producing MAVTSKWRQHIEEWQGSGLSQVEYCVQEGINVRTFTARLCDYRKRPAVEPVALVPVQIEQPEPASVVTPAAAAMVLTDAHGYRLEISSSVSAGWVAELLRCLA from the coding sequence ATGGCCGTTACATCGAAATGGCGTCAGCATATTGAAGAATGGCAAGGCAGTGGTTTGTCGCAGGTTGAGTATTGCGTGCAGGAAGGCATCAATGTACGGACATTTACTGCCAGACTGTGCGACTATCGCAAACGGCCTGCGGTAGAGCCGGTCGCTTTGGTGCCGGTGCAGATTGAACAGCCTGAGCCTGCTTCTGTGGTGACACCCGCAGCTGCGGCTATGGTCTTGACCGATGCCCACGGTTATAGGCTGGAGATTTCGTCTTCAGTATCGGCGGGCTGGGTAGCCGAGTTGTTACGATGTCTGGCTTGA
- the tnpB gene encoding IS66 family insertion sequence element accessory protein TnpB (TnpB, as the term is used for proteins encoded by IS66 family insertion elements, is considered an accessory protein, since TnpC, encoded by a neighboring gene, is a DDE family transposase.), producing the protein MSGLIDYPAQIWLAVAPVDMRRGLDGLSAIVQQSLGHAPCAGSAFIFRNRAGNRLRLLVWDGNGVWLCQRRLHQGSFVWPRVGDAVFALTQAQWHWLIAGVDWQRLSAQPQADWQV; encoded by the coding sequence ATGTCTGGCTTGATCGATTATCCCGCGCAGATTTGGTTGGCGGTGGCGCCGGTGGACATGCGGCGTGGTTTGGATGGCTTGTCGGCCATTGTTCAACAGAGTCTGGGGCATGCCCCGTGTGCCGGATCGGCGTTTATCTTTCGTAATCGTGCGGGCAACCGGCTACGGTTGTTGGTGTGGGATGGCAATGGGGTTTGGCTGTGTCAGCGCCGTTTGCACCAAGGCAGTTTTGTCTGGCCCAGGGTGGGCGATGCGGTGTTTGCGCTGACGCAGGCGCAATGGCACTGGTTAATTGCTGGAGTCGATTGGCAACGCTTATCCGCCCAGCCCCAAGCCGACTGGCAGGTGTGA
- a CDS encoding IS66 family transposase, protein MDQAAQDAQVIQAKDATIHAKDLKIGALTHELAYYKRIRFSRKNESLAPLQRDVFEETWNSDISAIDEEVEQLRDDQPCDTVARPKRPRAGRQPLPEHLPRIEHRHEPESCSCGHCGKDLVKVGEDISEQLDVEPAKFFVHRHIRPQYACRACETITAAPIPPAVIDGGMAAVGLLTWVLIGKYLDHLPLYRLEQIAARDGVILSRSTLADWVGRLGVALAPLADRLAWHLLQRDSLHADETPVPQLDPGSGKTKKAYLWAYRSNDLQPGPKLIVFDYQAGRGGRHVQQFLGDWRGHLLVDDYAGYKALFATTRAHPASQHPLEPCIELACLAHARRKFFDLFQASQSLIAQDALNRIAKLYAIETEGREMTAERKQWRAETSLPLLVELHDWLQQTRLRTAPGTATAKAIDYSLKRWAALRRYADTGDLPIDNNPVENCIRPIALGKKNWLFAGSERAGQRAAVIQTLLGTAKLNGLDPAAWLKDTLEKLPIWPNSRIDELLPFGDLD, encoded by the coding sequence ATGGATCAGGCAGCCCAGGATGCCCAAGTCATCCAAGCCAAAGACGCCACGATTCACGCCAAAGACCTCAAAATCGGCGCGCTGACCCATGAGCTGGCGTATTACAAACGCATCCGCTTCAGTCGCAAGAACGAAAGTCTGGCCCCGTTGCAGCGGGATGTGTTCGAGGAAACCTGGAATTCCGATATCTCAGCGATTGATGAGGAAGTCGAACAACTCCGGGATGATCAGCCCTGCGATACCGTGGCCCGTCCCAAACGCCCACGCGCTGGTCGCCAACCGTTGCCTGAGCATCTGCCGCGCATTGAGCATCGCCATGAGCCTGAGTCCTGCTCCTGTGGCCACTGCGGTAAAGACCTGGTCAAAGTCGGCGAAGACATCAGCGAGCAACTGGACGTCGAACCGGCCAAGTTCTTTGTGCATCGACACATTCGTCCGCAATACGCCTGTCGGGCCTGCGAAACCATCACCGCAGCACCGATTCCACCGGCGGTGATCGATGGCGGTATGGCTGCCGTCGGTTTGCTCACCTGGGTGCTGATCGGTAAATACCTCGATCATTTGCCGCTGTACCGGTTGGAACAAATCGCCGCCCGTGACGGGGTGATCCTGTCCCGCTCCACACTCGCCGACTGGGTCGGACGACTCGGTGTCGCTTTAGCGCCCTTAGCCGACCGCTTGGCTTGGCATTTGTTGCAAAGGGATAGCTTACATGCCGACGAGACGCCGGTGCCGCAACTGGATCCCGGCAGTGGTAAAACCAAGAAAGCCTATCTGTGGGCCTATCGCAGCAATGATCTGCAACCGGGACCGAAGCTTATCGTCTTCGATTATCAAGCCGGTCGTGGCGGCCGGCATGTGCAGCAGTTCCTGGGCGATTGGCGCGGCCATTTACTGGTGGATGACTATGCGGGCTATAAAGCCCTGTTTGCTACGACCCGTGCCCATCCCGCATCGCAACACCCGCTAGAGCCGTGTATCGAACTGGCCTGCCTGGCGCATGCGCGGCGCAAATTCTTCGACCTGTTCCAGGCCAGTCAAAGCCTTATCGCGCAAGACGCACTGAATCGTATCGCCAAGCTGTATGCCATTGAAACCGAGGGCCGCGAGATGACAGCTGAGCGCAAACAGTGGCGCGCCGAAACCAGTCTGCCGCTCCTGGTCGAGCTACACGACTGGCTACAGCAAACCCGTTTGCGCACCGCACCCGGCACGGCAACCGCCAAAGCCATCGACTACAGCTTGAAACGCTGGGCGGCGCTCAGACGGTACGCCGACACCGGCGATCTGCCTATCGACAACAACCCGGTGGAAAACTGCATTCGCCCCATTGCCTTGGGCAAGAAGAACTGGTTGTTTGCCGGATCGGAACGCGCCGGTCAACGAGCCGCCGTTATTCAAACCCTGCTAGGCACCGCCAAACTCAATGGCCTCGATCCGGCCGCCTGGCTAAAAGACACCCTGGAAAAACTCCCCATCTGGCCCAACAGCCGCATCGACGAACTGCTGCCGTTCGGTGATCTGGATTAA
- a CDS encoding transposase, which yields MAGGCYFFTVNLLERQRTLLTDHIDLLRDAVRRVKRLYPFHIDAWVVLPDHMTLPPDTDDFPVRLRLMKLLFAKGLPRTERLSATRRKRRERGVWQRRYWEHTVIDELDYVRHIDSVHVNA from the coding sequence GTGGCAGGCGGCTGCTATTTCTTCACGGTGAACTTGCTGGAACGCCAACGGACGTTGTTAACCGATCACATCGATTTGCTACGCGACGCGGTGCGTAGGGTCAAAAGGCTGTATCCGTTTCATATCGACGCCTGGGTGGTGCTTCCGGACCATATGACCTTGCCGCCCGATACCGACGATTTTCCCGTGCGTTTGCGCTTGATGAAATTGTTGTTTGCCAAGGGATTGCCGCGCACCGAACGTTTATCGGCCACGCGCCGTAAACGCCGCGAGCGCGGTGTTTGGCAAAGACGCTATTGGGAACATACCGTCATCGACGAATTGGACTATGTCCGGCATATTGATTCCGTGCACGTCAACGCATAA
- a CDS encoding glycoside hydrolase family 19 protein → MIDANLIKSALPQCKSPDTWAAALNPAMEQFQINNPGRIACFLAQTGHESGQFNRLTEGLFYKTAARLVAVWPKRFPTEAVAAPYVANEEKLANYIYANRIGNGPESSGDGYRFRGRGLIQITGRSNYADVGKALGVDLLAQPELLIEPKWAALSAAYFWFGHGLNALADDQTDDNDIEDFTAITKKINGGTAGLQDRLALYRTIKPLVQ, encoded by the coding sequence ATGATAGATGCCAACCTAATCAAATCCGCGCTGCCGCAATGTAAGTCGCCCGATACCTGGGCGGCGGCGTTGAACCCGGCGATGGAGCAATTTCAAATCAACAATCCCGGCCGCATCGCCTGCTTTCTGGCCCAGACCGGCCACGAATCCGGTCAATTCAACCGCTTGACGGAAGGCCTGTTCTACAAAACCGCCGCGCGGCTGGTAGCAGTTTGGCCCAAGCGCTTTCCGACCGAAGCCGTCGCCGCGCCCTATGTCGCCAACGAAGAAAAGCTAGCCAATTACATTTACGCCAACCGGATCGGCAACGGCCCGGAAAGCTCCGGCGACGGCTACCGGTTTCGCGGCCGGGGCTTGATTCAAATCACCGGCCGCAGCAATTACGCCGATGTCGGCAAGGCCTTGGGCGTGGATTTGCTCGCGCAACCGGAATTGTTGATCGAACCGAAATGGGCGGCTTTGAGCGCCGCCTACTTTTGGTTCGGCCACGGTTTAAATGCCTTGGCCGACGACCAAACCGACGACAACGACATCGAGGACTTCACCGCGATCACCAAGAAAATCAACGGCGGCACCGCCGGCTTGCAAGATCGCCTGGCGTTGTATCGGACCATCAAGCCGTTGGTGCAATAG
- a CDS encoding DUF2235 domain-containing protein: MSNKNIVLCSDGTGNKGGYGSDSNVYKTYKAVDVTSGKAHQFTFYDQGVGTDKSDTSKNKYWTAMSGAFGFGFQKNVLHLYHFLARCYVPGDNIFLFGFSRGAATVRAFAGFLNACGLIDPKHFLKTDGSIDSAVLSGLVKQAMTCYGTGNPNQHQQFKKQFAFQDPNHAPDGNLKIHFVGVWDTVSALGFPKDFSVLLQGFGRSMDWLTDHSPWWKHSFYDYKLNNAIQNAYHAIAIDDDRETFHPLVWDERDYDHYVEQVWFAGVHSNVGGGYPRTGMSDVALVWMLEKAMAHGLVIYDDVLASYRDGANIYDKLYDSRDGLAMYYRYGPRNLAELSKDSKTGKWLLKNDADIAIHRSAFRKILEVSEAYAPDGLPPKFNVVDHEFDANNPPAAAASKVVLTVDTSAKSAAWQQLSAEADAVINARKHLYVWFSELTMAIILASWFMWVYPPDSVTNLTSGGFSGSISDLLRYLTPVFFENFIRYVVEVHGWISLLMLGTLAALYYRRNTLLNKLDQTCQDMATLIKLILTAQKNSAQP, encoded by the coding sequence ATGAGCAATAAAAATATCGTGCTGTGCTCGGACGGCACTGGCAACAAAGGCGGGTATGGTAGCGACAGCAACGTGTACAAAACCTATAAGGCCGTGGACGTCACCAGCGGCAAGGCTCATCAATTCACGTTTTACGACCAAGGGGTCGGCACCGACAAGAGCGACACCAGCAAAAACAAATACTGGACCGCAATGTCCGGCGCATTCGGTTTCGGTTTTCAAAAAAACGTGCTCCATCTGTACCACTTCCTGGCCAGATGCTACGTACCCGGCGACAACATCTTTTTATTCGGTTTCAGCCGCGGCGCGGCGACCGTGCGCGCCTTTGCCGGATTTTTAAACGCTTGCGGCTTGATCGATCCCAAACACTTCTTAAAGACCGACGGCTCGATCGATTCCGCGGTGCTATCGGGCTTGGTCAAGCAAGCCATGACCTGCTACGGCACCGGTAATCCGAACCAACACCAGCAGTTCAAAAAACAATTCGCGTTCCAAGATCCAAACCACGCACCCGACGGCAACCTGAAAATCCATTTCGTCGGCGTTTGGGATACCGTGTCGGCGTTGGGCTTTCCCAAGGACTTCAGCGTTCTGCTGCAAGGCTTCGGTCGAAGCATGGACTGGTTAACCGATCATAGCCCGTGGTGGAAGCATAGCTTTTACGATTACAAACTGAATAACGCCATCCAAAATGCCTATCACGCGATCGCCATCGACGACGATCGGGAAACCTTTCATCCCTTGGTTTGGGACGAGCGCGACTACGACCATTACGTCGAGCAAGTCTGGTTTGCCGGAGTGCATTCCAACGTCGGCGGCGGCTACCCGCGCACCGGCATGTCCGACGTGGCCTTGGTCTGGATGCTGGAAAAAGCCATGGCCCACGGCTTGGTTATCTACGACGACGTGTTGGCAAGCTATCGGGACGGCGCCAACATTTACGACAAACTCTACGATTCGCGCGACGGCTTGGCGATGTATTACCGCTACGGACCGCGCAATTTGGCCGAGTTATCCAAAGATTCCAAAACCGGCAAGTGGCTGCTTAAAAACGACGCCGACATTGCCATTCACCGCAGTGCGTTCCGAAAAATCCTGGAAGTCAGCGAGGCCTATGCACCCGATGGCCTGCCGCCTAAATTCAATGTGGTAGACCACGAGTTCGACGCAAACAATCCGCCTGCGGCGGCGGCCTCCAAGGTGGTACTGACCGTGGATACCTCGGCAAAATCCGCCGCTTGGCAGCAACTTAGCGCCGAGGCCGACGCCGTCATTAACGCCAGGAAACACTTGTACGTCTGGTTCTCGGAACTGACGATGGCGATCATCCTAGCGTCGTGGTTTATGTGGGTCTATCCGCCCGATTCGGTAACCAACCTGACCAGCGGCGGCTTCAGCGGCTCGATTTCGGATTTGCTGCGTTATCTGACACCGGTATTCTTCGAAAACTTTATCCGCTACGTGGTGGAAGTCCACGGCTGGATTTCTCTGCTGATGCTCGGCACGTTGGCGGCGCTGTATTACCGGCGCAATACCTTGCTCAATAAACTGGATCAAACCTGCCAGGACATGGCGACCTTGATAAAACTCATCCTCACGGCGCAAAAAAACAGCGCTCAACCGTAA
- a CDS encoding lipase family protein, with amino-acid sequence MKQLSIEPNNTQFSLPNAYALALASKLAYAGEAEVLNKLSVQGFNGRFIDGSKIPGSRQDTQAFIAHSGSAIVIAFRGTEKVPDDWCTDAKMAFRVTPHGHIHTGFDDALDVIWDTLIETLENVHQYGQSLWLTGHSLGGALAVLAAARLSLEIDQRIYKSINGLYTFGQPRVGDRRFVGELDQALKPRYFRFVNDNDIVPRVPDRLNQYQEGGSIRFFDSEGKLHEDVGYWFKFMERIKGSLNQKLDLIPSFIEHHFIDHYIQNIEKNL; translated from the coding sequence ATGAAACAACTCAGCATCGAACCCAACAACACCCAATTTTCGCTGCCGAACGCCTATGCGCTGGCCCTGGCGTCGAAGCTGGCCTATGCCGGCGAAGCCGAAGTCTTGAACAAACTGTCGGTACAAGGCTTTAACGGCCGCTTCATCGACGGCAGCAAGATTCCCGGGTCGCGCCAGGATACTCAAGCTTTTATCGCCCACAGCGGCAGTGCGATCGTGATCGCGTTTCGCGGCACCGAGAAAGTGCCGGACGACTGGTGTACCGACGCCAAGATGGCGTTTCGCGTGACGCCGCACGGCCACATTCACACCGGCTTCGACGATGCCCTCGACGTGATTTGGGATACCTTGATCGAAACGCTGGAAAACGTGCATCAGTACGGGCAATCGCTATGGCTGACCGGGCATAGCCTGGGCGGCGCGTTGGCGGTGCTGGCCGCCGCGCGCTTGAGTCTGGAAATCGATCAACGCATCTACAAATCGATCAACGGCTTGTACACCTTCGGCCAACCTCGGGTCGGCGATCGCCGCTTTGTCGGCGAGCTTGACCAAGCCTTGAAGCCGCGCTATTTCCGCTTCGTTAACGATAACGACATCGTGCCGCGCGTGCCGGACCGGCTAAACCAATACCAGGAAGGCGGCAGCATTCGCTTCTTCGATTCGGAAGGCAAATTACACGAGGATGTCGGTTACTGGTTTAAATTCATGGAGCGGATTAAAGGCTCGCTAAACCAGAAACTGGATTTAATTCCATCCTTTATCGAGCATCATTTTATCGATCACTATATTCAAAACATCGAGAAGAATTTATAA
- a CDS encoding S8 family serine peptidase codes for MPTIHFGSKNEPGFDLEAGDDLIAVRTRSGRSITQSRGAVPNPNSAQLNDGVLVAAYPDVGVEVYRVPPTRSLGDRKAALRAVPDVRFAGGVLIDPGTREPVLYTENLFVKFVDSADPDDCSALLTGLGLRIKEQVSYATNAYFVGAVEGTGQKVFDIADELLQRDDVEYCHPELIRPRTRKSIFPQQWHLKKTVVNGVGIDAHANVEAAHAVTLGDGVTIALIDDGVDIDHPEFSGTGKVVAPRDVTSKTGDPRPKDKGFPDDHGTACAGVACANGTLGASGVAPNARLMPIRLASGLGSIEEANAFKWAADHGADVISCSWGPADGEWWNLGDPAHQQITRLPASTKLAIEYAVTNGRGGKGCVILFAAGNGNESVDNDGYASYDKLMAVAACNDQGKRSVYSDFGNAVWCAFPSSDLGLAQLSHPEPLTPGIWTTDRLGAKGYNAGNVADGDAGGSFTNSFGGTSSACPGAAGVAALVLAVNPNLKWFEVKELFKRACDRIDPQQGNYDANGHSPKYGYGRLNALTAVNLAKPQPQNSVKVSRVFDAPIPDLRTVEFTLAVADNSPVEAIAVSVDIKHSYIGDLLVAVLPPAGTGAKPIVLHNRAGGATKNLKKTYDRSTAPDLAKLLGKDCSGNWTLHIEDKAPRDIGTLVSFGIELLFAHPSRNLSASGPSSATSKPKRVNRAAKSS; via the coding sequence ATGCCCACCATCCACTTCGGCAGTAAAAACGAGCCCGGATTCGATCTGGAAGCCGGCGACGATTTAATCGCGGTGCGGACCCGGAGCGGCCGATCGATCACTCAAAGCAGAGGCGCCGTGCCCAACCCCAATTCGGCTCAGTTGAATGATGGCGTGTTGGTGGCGGCCTACCCCGACGTCGGCGTCGAGGTGTATCGAGTGCCGCCGACGCGCTCGCTCGGCGACCGAAAAGCCGCCCTGCGCGCGGTGCCGGACGTGCGCTTCGCCGGTGGGGTGTTGATCGATCCCGGCACCCGCGAACCGGTGTTGTACACCGAAAATCTGTTCGTCAAATTCGTCGATAGCGCCGACCCGGACGACTGTAGCGCGCTTTTGACCGGCCTCGGTTTGCGCATCAAGGAACAAGTCAGCTACGCCACCAACGCCTACTTCGTCGGCGCCGTCGAAGGCACCGGGCAGAAGGTATTCGATATTGCCGATGAGCTGTTGCAACGCGACGACGTGGAGTATTGCCATCCGGAACTGATCCGGCCGCGCACTCGGAAAAGCATTTTCCCGCAGCAGTGGCATTTAAAGAAAACCGTGGTGAATGGCGTCGGCATCGACGCCCATGCCAATGTCGAGGCCGCTCACGCCGTGACCCTCGGCGACGGCGTGACGATCGCCCTGATCGACGACGGCGTGGACATCGATCACCCGGAGTTTTCCGGCACCGGTAAAGTGGTCGCGCCCAGGGATGTCACCAGCAAGACCGGCGACCCCAGGCCCAAGGACAAGGGCTTTCCGGACGACCACGGCACCGCCTGCGCCGGCGTCGCCTGCGCGAACGGCACGCTCGGCGCCTCCGGCGTTGCCCCCAATGCCCGGCTGATGCCGATTCGGCTGGCGTCCGGCCTGGGCTCGATCGAGGAGGCCAACGCTTTCAAATGGGCCGCCGATCACGGCGCGGACGTGATTTCTTGCAGTTGGGGCCCGGCCGACGGCGAGTGGTGGAATCTCGGCGATCCGGCGCACCAGCAAATCACCCGCCTGCCGGCCAGTACCAAATTGGCGATCGAATACGCCGTGACCAACGGCCGCGGCGGCAAGGGCTGCGTGATTCTGTTCGCCGCCGGCAACGGCAACGAGTCGGTCGATAACGACGGTTATGCCAGTTACGACAAACTGATGGCCGTCGCGGCCTGCAACGACCAAGGCAAACGCAGCGTTTACAGCGATTTCGGCAACGCGGTGTGGTGCGCTTTCCCGAGCAGCGACTTGGGGCTGGCGCAACTAAGCCATCCGGAACCGCTGACGCCGGGCATTTGGACCACCGACCGGCTCGGCGCCAAAGGTTACAACGCCGGCAATGTCGCGGACGGCGATGCCGGCGGCAGTTTCACCAACAGCTTCGGCGGTACTTCCAGCGCCTGCCCCGGTGCGGCCGGCGTCGCGGCTTTGGTACTGGCGGTCAATCCCAATCTAAAGTGGTTCGAGGTCAAGGAGTTGTTCAAACGCGCCTGCGACCGGATCGATCCGCAACAAGGCAACTACGACGCCAACGGCCATAGTCCGAAATACGGCTACGGCCGCTTGAACGCGCTGACCGCCGTCAATCTGGCGAAACCGCAACCCCAAAACAGCGTCAAGGTCAGCCGAGTTTTCGATGCGCCGATACCGGACCTGCGGACGGTTGAGTTCACGCTGGCGGTCGCCGACAACTCGCCGGTGGAAGCCATCGCGGTGTCGGTGGACATCAAGCATAGCTACATCGGCGACCTGCTGGTCGCGGTGCTGCCGCCGGCCGGCACCGGCGCGAAGCCGATCGTGTTGCACAATCGAGCCGGCGGCGCGACCAAAAATCTAAAGAAGACCTACGACAGAAGCACCGCGCCGGATCTGGCCAAGTTGTTAGGCAAGGATTGCTCGGGAAATTGGACCTTGCACATCGAGGACAAGGCGCCCCGCGACATCGGCACGCTGGTGTCGTTTGGCATTGAGCTACTGTTCGCGCACCCGAGTCGGAACTTGTCGGCGAGCGGGCCGTCTAGCGCGACCAGCAAGCCCAAGCGAGTGAACCGCGCCGCAAAATCAAGTTGA
- a CDS encoding N-acetylmuramidase family protein: MTEKLKESDYEDAAFLIGCDVAAVKAVAEVESRGDGFLADGRPKILFEGHWFYKFTKGKHSESHPTICYPKWTSKYYLGGEKEYQRFEEALGLDRNAALLSASYGKFQVMGFNYAICGYSSVEEFFQAMNRSEGDHLHSFCAYVKHNGLSDELRDHRWADFARGYNGDEYWKNKYDKKMAAAYEKYAQNV; the protein is encoded by the coding sequence ATGACCGAAAAACTTAAAGAATCTGATTATGAAGACGCCGCATTTCTTATCGGTTGCGACGTTGCAGCGGTAAAAGCCGTTGCAGAGGTCGAGTCTAGAGGTGACGGCTTCCTAGCGGATGGACGCCCAAAGATATTATTCGAGGGACACTGGTTTTATAAATTCACCAAAGGCAAGCATTCTGAATCGCATCCGACCATTTGTTATCCCAAATGGACAAGTAAATATTATCTTGGTGGAGAAAAAGAATACCAACGCTTTGAAGAAGCACTTGGATTGGATCGCAATGCTGCCTTGTTGTCAGCCAGCTACGGTAAATTTCAAGTCATGGGCTTTAATTACGCCATCTGCGGATATTCTAGCGTAGAAGAATTTTTCCAAGCCATGAACCGATCCGAAGGTGATCACCTCCACAGCTTTTGCGCTTATGTCAAGCACAATGGTTTATCTGACGAATTGAGGGACCATCGATGGGCGGACTTTGCTCGCGGTTACAACGGAGACGAATATTGGAAGAACAAATATGACAAAAAAATGGCAGCAGCGTACGAAAAATATGCACAAAATGTTTAG
- a CDS encoding response regulator transcription factor — translation MKTVNILLIDDHFCAREGVACLLKQIYPDVQVFEAESFAAGLAIANAQPLNLVLLDLQLPDCSGLEGLAKLKADFPELCVVMFSGVGDRDLVFQALKAGAMGFVVKTISRQGFVEALRDLLSGRVYLPATVTGETPAGDAGAPSGLAQVTDPASLGLTPREFDILRWIARGYSNKQIALQLAIQEQTVRNHLRPIFLKFGVTRRTELLVKLFVRGIVFGKPGVGNS, via the coding sequence ATGAAGACTGTGAATATTTTGTTGATCGACGACCACTTTTGCGCGCGCGAAGGGGTGGCGTGTTTGTTGAAGCAGATTTATCCGGACGTGCAAGTGTTCGAGGCGGAGAGTTTCGCGGCTGGCCTGGCCATTGCCAACGCCCAGCCGTTGAATTTGGTGTTGTTGGATTTGCAACTGCCGGATTGCAGCGGTTTGGAGGGCTTGGCGAAGCTGAAGGCGGATTTTCCGGAGCTGTGCGTGGTGATGTTTTCCGGAGTCGGCGATCGGGATTTGGTGTTTCAGGCTTTGAAGGCGGGGGCGATGGGCTTCGTGGTCAAGACGATTTCTCGGCAGGGGTTTGTCGAAGCCTTGCGCGATTTGTTGTCGGGCCGGGTGTATTTGCCGGCGACGGTGACCGGCGAGACGCCGGCCGGCGACGCCGGTGCGCCGAGCGGACTGGCCCAGGTTACCGATCCGGCCAGTCTGGGTTTGACGCCGCGCGAATTCGATATTTTGCGCTGGATCGCGCGCGGCTACAGCAATAAGCAAATCGCGCTGCAATTGGCGATTCAGGAGCAAACCGTCCGCAACCACCTGCGGCCGATTTTTTTGAAGTTTGGCGTGACTCGGCGCACCGAGTTGCTGGTCAAGCTGTTTGTGCGAGGGATTGTGTTTGGTAAGCCGGGAGTGGGCAATAGCTAG